The genomic segment CACGAGCGGCCGGAGGCCAATCGGCGTACGCGGCCGGCCAGGAAGGCCTTGTCGTCGTCGATGAAGGCCGCGCCGTCCGGGCCGGCGATTTCCAGGTCGCGTTCGCGGACGGTTCGGGTGGTCCGGGTCGGCAGCCAGTAGTGGATGTCGTCGTCGAAGAGTTCCAGCCAGTCCTCGAACTTTTGGTCGTCCAGGAGTTCGGCCTCCAGGTAGAGGAAGCGCTCGATGTCGTAGCGGGTCGCGAGGTCGACGTCGGTGCGTCGTTGTGGTGGTGGGGCAGCGAAGTTGCTCATGCGCGGTGTGCCTCCTGTTCCCCCTGCTGTCGGGCCTCGTCTCGGTCGGTGATTTCCGGCCAGCTCAGTCCGGACATCAGGTCGGCCCAGCGCCGGTACATGCCGCGGGCGGCCATCTCGGTGTACATGTCGTCGGTGACCCCGCCGGGCATGCCGTCGGTGCCGTGCCGTTCGTGGCCCAGGCCCATCCGCGCGTTGAAGGTGGTCTTGCGGGCCTGGTGGCCGCGCAGCACCTGCTGGATCTCGGTCCAGTTCTCGCCGTCGTCGGTCTCGAAGACGCCGGCGGCGCTGAAGGTGCGGATGGTGCTGGTGCGGACCGCCTGTTTGGCCCGCTCGTCGGCGTCCTTGGGCAGGTAGGTCCAGGACCACACCTCGATTTGGCCGGGGCCGCGCGGGTGCCAGACGCGCATGGTGTTGTTGATGGTCAGCCAGGAGAAGTTGGGGAAGACGGTGTTGTGTCCGTTGACGGCGAGCGCGCGCTGTTCGCCGATGCGGCGGTAGATCTGTTCGCGGTTGGCCACGACCCAGGCGTCGAAGTCGGGTCCGGCCTGGGTGGGTACCAGGTCGGGGCGCAGCGCGAAACCCGACCCGTGGCCGTTGCCGGCGTACTGGCGGCCCGGTGCGGCGGCGCTCTGTGCCTGGAACTCGGCGAGGATGGCGGGGTCTTCGATCAGGGCCACCAGTGCGGAGGCGTGCGAGGACGGCACGTGGTACATGTCGCTCGCGAACTGCTCGGCGGCGAACTTCCAGTTGCAGTCGATGACCCATTTCGTGGCGCCGGGTACCAGGGTCAGGCCCGCGTCGTAGCGGTCGGCGAGGGCGTCGAAGTACCAGACCATGTCGCCGAGGTAGTCCTCGAAGGAGGGTGCGCTCTCGTCCCAGGTGCCGAAGATGAAGCCCTTGTGGTTGTGCAGGCGCGGCACCCGCGTCGGGCCCCACTTGGCCTTGTCGATGTCGTCGTGGTAGGCGCGGTCCTGCATCGGTACGTTGACCAGTTCGCCGGCCAGGTTGTAGCCCCAGCCGTGGTAGGTGCAGGTGAAGGCGCGGGCGACGCCCTCGTCG from the Embleya scabrispora genome contains:
- a CDS encoding aromatic-ring-hydroxylating dioxygenase subunit beta; the encoded protein is MSNFAAPPPQRRTDVDLATRYDIERFLYLEAELLDDQKFEDWLELFDDDIHYWLPTRTTRTVRERDLEIAGPDGAAFIDDDKAFLAGRVRRLASGRSWSEEPPSRTRRLITNIRPIRLESGEFEVRVNFHVLRSRAERHHDTFFGERTDLLRRIPQEPGFHIARRRIVLDTTTLLAPSISIFL
- a CDS encoding aromatic ring-hydroxylating dioxygenase subunit alpha; its protein translation is MFDVSELVQPDQGLINPSIYTDPEIYQAELERVFARSWLFLAHDTQLPKPGSFVQTYMAEDPVLVVRQRDGSVKAFLNQCRHRGMRICRADEGVARAFTCTYHGWGYNLAGELVNVPMQDRAYHDDIDKAKWGPTRVPRLHNHKGFIFGTWDESAPSFEDYLGDMVWYFDALADRYDAGLTLVPGATKWVIDCNWKFAAEQFASDMYHVPSSHASALVALIEDPAILAEFQAQSAAAPGRQYAGNGHGSGFALRPDLVPTQAGPDFDAWVVANREQIYRRIGEQRALAVNGHNTVFPNFSWLTINNTMRVWHPRGPGQIEVWSWTYLPKDADERAKQAVRTSTIRTFSAAGVFETDDGENWTEIQQVLRGHQARKTTFNARMGLGHERHGTDGMPGGVTDDMYTEMAARGMYRRWADLMSGLSWPEITDRDEARQQGEQEAHRA